From Echinicola soli, a single genomic window includes:
- a CDS encoding SusC/RagA family TonB-linked outer membrane protein, translated as MTTRIPYYHGLLVWKMGLAIVMALLMIQTGLAGEIYSQQKDLSKIYLSVNVDKVPITTVFKIIEGKTQFNFAYDEENLSDIPSQSLEMENVSLLNILEKVSIKTGLEFKSVNDVIHVHKGRTVAQSVHKDERTITGTVLSAEDGTSIPGATIKVKNASIGTVTDIDGKFTLNVPEGTEVILVVSFVGYKTEEVSMGNKTQVEVRLVEDLQQLEEAVVVGYGMQKKASLVSSITSVNPTELKGPTSNLTNMLAGRVSGMIAFQRSGEPGLDNSQFFIRGLGSFGAGKVNPLILIDGVESTSRDMARLQPDDIESFSVLKDATAAAVYGARGANGVVLINTKTGVRGETKFHFRAETRVSSNTDNFQFADNITYMNLANEAALTRDPNAVLPYSQTKIVNTQAGVDPLLYPNNNWIDQLIKDYTVNQSYNMSASGGGEKARFYIAGTYNVDNGVLKVDPINNFNSNIRLNNYSLRTNVDVTLTPTTELNVKMYGQFDDYNGPIGGGSGTFERAIWSNPVMFPAVYPQEVMPYIEHPLFGGAITGRGSTTLLTNPYAEMVRGYQIYKTSMIQPQMQIKQDLDFLTEGLKFRAMGYLKRFARYDVSRSYSPFYYSSRLDMISGDILLTALNDGGPSSVGAPGSEYLSFDPGDRQVNLRTYFEGAVDYARTFNEKHSVSGMLITIFNSYEDGSKSTLQESLPFRNTGISGRFTYGYDDRYLAEFNFGYNGSERFAENYRFGFFPSIGLAYRISNEQFFEPVKSVIDHLKLRATVGWIGNDAIGRDEDRFFYLSEVNMNDDNYSSNFGEEFGYYRPGVSISRYPNTNVTWERSRQVNLGFDMTLFNALDITVDVFEQKRYNILQPRAYLGATMGLMADVSANTGEAMSKGIDATLVYNKSLGRDIWVNLRGNFTYATSEILKIDENTYPDDLQYLSQVGQRIGQPYGYIAERLFVDDAEVANSPAQFGTYMGGDIKYHDMNDDGVISTLDRAPIGHPETPEIIYGLGGTLGYKNWDFSAFFQGAARTSLLINSQNISPFVLNGGAQNGLLDVVANSHWSEENRDLFAFWPRLSDFFVENNNQSSTWWMRNGAFLRLKNVEVGYTVPARISEKFDLEFVRFYGSGSNLGVWSKFDLWDPEMGGEGLGYPVQSVYSLGVVVDF; from the coding sequence ATGACAACAAGAATACCTTATTATCATGGATTGCTTGTTTGGAAAATGGGTTTGGCCATTGTAATGGCCTTACTCATGATCCAGACTGGATTAGCTGGAGAAATATACTCCCAGCAAAAAGACCTCAGTAAGATCTATTTGTCCGTAAATGTGGACAAGGTTCCCATTACCACAGTATTTAAGATCATCGAGGGCAAGACCCAGTTTAATTTTGCCTATGACGAGGAAAACCTATCAGACATTCCTAGTCAAAGTTTGGAAATGGAAAATGTTTCGCTGTTGAATATCCTAGAAAAGGTGTCCATAAAAACAGGACTTGAATTCAAAAGTGTCAATGATGTAATCCATGTCCATAAGGGAAGGACAGTGGCCCAATCAGTCCATAAAGATGAAAGGACCATTACCGGAACGGTGCTTTCCGCTGAGGATGGTACCAGTATTCCTGGTGCTACTATTAAAGTAAAAAATGCTTCTATCGGTACGGTTACGGACATTGATGGGAAATTCACGCTCAATGTACCGGAAGGGACAGAGGTGATACTGGTGGTTTCCTTTGTAGGGTATAAGACCGAGGAGGTCAGTATGGGCAATAAGACCCAGGTGGAAGTGCGGCTGGTAGAGGATCTTCAGCAATTGGAGGAGGCCGTCGTGGTAGGTTACGGAATGCAAAAAAAGGCGAGTTTGGTGAGTTCCATCACCTCTGTAAATCCCACAGAACTCAAGGGGCCTACCAGCAACCTGACCAATATGTTGGCAGGGCGTGTATCAGGGATGATCGCCTTCCAAAGATCCGGAGAGCCCGGGCTGGACAATTCCCAGTTTTTTATCCGCGGTTTGGGGTCTTTTGGGGCAGGAAAGGTAAATCCTCTTATTTTGATCGATGGAGTGGAGTCCACCAGCAGAGACATGGCCCGTCTCCAACCCGATGATATCGAATCGTTTTCTGTGCTGAAAGACGCTACAGCAGCAGCGGTATATGGAGCCAGGGGCGCAAATGGGGTGGTTTTGATCAACACGAAAACAGGTGTTAGAGGAGAAACTAAATTTCATTTTAGAGCAGAAACCAGGGTTTCTTCCAATACCGATAATTTCCAGTTTGCCGATAATATTACCTATATGAATTTGGCCAATGAGGCTGCACTCACCCGTGACCCTAATGCAGTATTGCCGTATTCACAGACCAAGATCGTCAATACCCAAGCAGGAGTAGATCCCTTGCTTTATCCCAATAATAATTGGATCGACCAGTTGATCAAGGATTATACCGTCAACCAAAGCTATAACATGAGTGCAAGTGGTGGGGGTGAAAAGGCCCGGTTTTATATTGCCGGTACCTATAACGTGGACAATGGCGTCCTGAAGGTGGACCCTATCAATAACTTCAACAGTAATATCCGACTGAACAACTATTCCCTAAGGACCAATGTGGACGTAACCCTTACACCGACCACAGAGCTTAATGTGAAAATGTACGGCCAGTTTGATGATTATAATGGGCCTATCGGGGGAGGATCAGGCACTTTTGAAAGAGCAATTTGGTCCAATCCAGTGATGTTTCCAGCGGTTTACCCCCAAGAAGTGATGCCCTATATCGAGCATCCCCTATTTGGTGGTGCCATTACCGGAAGGGGAAGCACGACGCTGCTGACTAATCCTTATGCAGAAATGGTGCGTGGCTACCAAATCTATAAGACTTCCATGATCCAGCCCCAGATGCAGATCAAGCAGGACCTTGATTTTCTAACGGAGGGGCTCAAGTTCAGGGCCATGGGCTATTTGAAGCGCTTCGCCCGGTATGATGTTTCGCGGTCTTATAGTCCGTTTTATTATAGCTCCAGGCTGGATATGATCAGTGGGGATATTTTATTGACAGCGCTCAATGACGGTGGCCCCAGCTCAGTAGGTGCTCCTGGTTCTGAATACCTTAGCTTTGATCCCGGAGACCGACAAGTAAACTTGCGGACGTATTTTGAAGGGGCGGTGGACTATGCCAGGACCTTCAATGAAAAACATTCGGTGTCAGGAATGTTGATCACTATTTTTAACAGTTATGAAGATGGGAGTAAATCTACCCTCCAGGAATCCCTTCCTTTTAGAAATACAGGGATCTCAGGTAGGTTTACCTACGGCTATGATGACCGTTATCTTGCCGAATTCAATTTTGGATATAATGGCTCAGAACGGTTTGCCGAAAACTATCGTTTTGGTTTTTTTCCATCTATCGGACTGGCCTACAGAATATCCAATGAGCAATTCTTTGAACCTGTGAAGTCGGTCATCGATCATTTAAAGCTTCGCGCTACAGTGGGATGGATCGGGAATGATGCCATCGGCCGTGATGAAGATCGGTTCTTTTATCTTTCTGAGGTAAACATGAACGATGATAATTATAGTTCTAATTTTGGTGAAGAGTTTGGATATTACCGCCCTGGTGTTTCGATTTCCAGGTATCCCAATACCAACGTAACCTGGGAAAGGTCCCGACAGGTGAATCTAGGCTTTGATATGACCTTGTTCAATGCCCTGGACATTACAGTGGATGTATTCGAACAAAAAAGGTACAATATCCTCCAACCCAGGGCCTATCTGGGCGCAACGATGGGACTGATGGCCGATGTGAGTGCCAATACCGGAGAGGCCATGAGCAAAGGTATCGACGCTACCTTGGTCTATAACAAATCCCTGGGCAGGGACATATGGGTGAATTTACGAGGTAATTTCACTTATGCCACCAGTGAAATCCTCAAAATCGATGAGAACACTTATCCAGATGATCTACAGTATCTTTCGCAAGTGGGGCAGCGGATCGGTCAACCCTATGGTTATATCGCAGAAAGGCTATTCGTAGATGATGCCGAAGTGGCCAATTCACCTGCCCAGTTTGGGACGTATATGGGAGGGGATATCAAATACCATGACATGAATGATGATGGGGTGATATCTACCTTGGACCGGGCACCTATCGGGCATCCCGAAACTCCTGAGATCATTTATGGTTTGGGAGGTACTCTGGGATACAAGAACTGGGACTTTAGTGCCTTTTTCCAAGGGGCGGCCCGGACATCCCTATTGATAAATTCCCAAAATATTTCTCCATTTGTACTGAACGGAGGAGCCCAGAACGGTTTATTGGATGTGGTGGCAAACAGTCATTGGTCTGAGGAAAACCGGGACCTGTTTGCTTTTTGGCCACGACTAAGTGATTTTTTTGTGGAAAATAACAACCAATCTTCTACTTGGTGGATGAGAAATGGGGCTTTTTTAAGGCTGAAAAATGTAGAGGTAGGTTATACTGTCCCCGCCCGTATCTCTGAGAAGTTCGATCTTGAATTTGTGCGGTTTTACGGCAGCGGATCCAACCTGGGCGTTTGGAGCAAATTTGATCTATGGGATCCCGAGATGGGAGGAGAAGGACTGGGGTATCCCGTACAGTCTGTATATAGCTTAGGAGTGGTCGTGGATTTTTAA
- a CDS encoding RagB/SusD family nutrient uptake outer membrane protein, which produces MKKYQNNYKYSVVGIIMLCMIAGTSCESFVDVVPDNVATIENAFKLRNEAEKYLFTLYSYMPRNGETNGNIGFLAGDEMWIPYQTSIGSAPFEIARGNQRRANPYVDVWNGGIFVGIRHCNIFLEGLQTPGSVPDLGEIERRRWIGEAEFLKAYFHFYLLRMYGPIPIIAENLPIDAPEEEVNVKREPVDDVVDYIAGLLDQAAEKLPESIADRNTEMGRITRPAAKALKAKLLLMAASPLFNGNPDMASLTGPDGRALFNLEYDAAKWQLAVDAAAEAIQVAEAAGHRLYEFNETGLDITDTTSTELSIRQAVCERWNPEHIWGNSNGTAGAELQTNAMAPLTPEHNHNNARKILSAPFKIARQFYSQNGVPIDEDKTLDFSDLEQLRTSTHDERFYIEEGFETARINFDREPRFYASLCFDGGKWYKYDSPTNSDEGTYVLRSKFVDYAGSNHAFHVNVTGYFIKKLVDWNQAMSSSGATYRTYDWPEIRLSDLYLMYAEALNEVDGPNATVFEYLDKVRERAGLLGVQESWAQYSKQPDKFSTKDGLREIIHQERLIELAFEGHRLWDLKRWKKANEMLNQPIKGWNMKGETTTSYYQVSTLFSQRFIAPRDYFWPINEGTLIQNPNLVQNVGW; this is translated from the coding sequence ATGAAAAAATATCAAAATAACTATAAATACTCAGTAGTAGGAATCATAATGCTCTGCATGATTGCAGGGACTTCCTGCGAAAGCTTTGTCGATGTGGTACCCGATAATGTGGCCACGATTGAAAATGCTTTCAAATTGCGAAACGAAGCCGAAAAATACCTGTTTACCCTGTATTCCTATATGCCTAGAAATGGGGAAACGAATGGTAATATTGGTTTTTTGGCCGGTGATGAAATGTGGATTCCCTATCAGACCAGTATCGGTAGTGCCCCGTTTGAAATTGCACGTGGAAATCAACGGAGGGCCAATCCCTATGTCGATGTATGGAACGGAGGTATTTTTGTCGGAATCCGACACTGCAATATCTTTTTGGAGGGACTGCAGACACCTGGAAGCGTCCCTGATCTAGGAGAAATAGAAAGGAGAAGATGGATTGGTGAAGCGGAATTCTTAAAAGCCTATTTTCACTTTTACCTGCTGAGAATGTACGGCCCCATTCCCATTATCGCTGAAAATTTACCTATTGATGCACCAGAGGAAGAGGTCAATGTAAAAAGGGAGCCGGTGGATGATGTTGTTGATTATATTGCCGGCCTTTTGGATCAAGCTGCCGAGAAGCTGCCAGAGTCCATAGCGGACCGGAATACGGAAATGGGCAGGATTACCCGACCCGCTGCCAAAGCACTGAAGGCAAAGTTGTTGTTGATGGCGGCAAGCCCATTGTTTAACGGTAATCCGGATATGGCTTCCCTGACCGGCCCTGATGGCCGGGCATTGTTTAACCTTGAGTACGATGCTGCCAAATGGCAATTGGCAGTGGACGCAGCTGCGGAAGCCATTCAGGTAGCCGAAGCAGCAGGACATAGATTATATGAGTTTAATGAGACAGGTCTTGATATAACCGATACGACCTCTACTGAGCTTAGCATCCGTCAGGCAGTTTGCGAAAGGTGGAACCCTGAACATATCTGGGGTAATTCAAATGGGACAGCAGGGGCCGAACTTCAAACAAATGCAATGGCTCCACTAACCCCGGAACACAACCATAATAATGCGCGGAAAATACTTTCTGCCCCTTTTAAAATAGCCAGGCAGTTTTATTCACAGAATGGGGTGCCGATTGATGAGGATAAGACCTTGGATTTTTCTGACCTTGAGCAATTGCGGACTTCCACTCATGACGAGCGATTTTATATCGAAGAGGGTTTTGAGACTGCCCGGATCAACTTCGATAGGGAACCGCGATTTTATGCCTCACTGTGTTTTGACGGAGGAAAGTGGTATAAATACGACAGTCCAACCAATTCTGATGAAGGAACCTACGTGCTCAGGTCAAAATTTGTGGATTATGCAGGAAGCAACCATGCCTTTCATGTCAATGTCACAGGCTATTTTATCAAAAAACTGGTAGATTGGAACCAGGCTATGAGTAGTTCTGGAGCTACTTATCGAACTTATGACTGGCCTGAGATTAGGCTGTCTGATTTATATTTGATGTATGCTGAGGCCTTGAACGAGGTGGATGGCCCGAATGCCACGGTGTTTGAGTACTTGGATAAGGTAAGAGAACGGGCAGGTCTACTGGGAGTACAGGAGAGCTGGGCACAATACTCCAAGCAACCTGATAAGTTTTCAACTAAGGATGGCCTGCGTGAAATTATCCATCAGGAGAGGCTTATCGAGTTGGCTTTTGAAGGGCACAGGCTGTGGGATTTGAAGCGCTGGAAAAAGGCCAATGAAATGCTCAACCAGCCTATCAAAGGTTGGAATATGAAAGGGGAGACCACCACTAGCTATTACCAGGTCAGCACCCTTTTTTCACAGCGGTTTATTGCACCAAGGGATTATTTTTGGCCCATTAATGAGGGCACATTGATCCAGAATCCCAATTTGGTTCAAAACGTAGGTTGGTAA
- a CDS encoding DUF5000 domain-containing lipoprotein, which produces MKRSYKINWIGSLLLALVIGACEVEEIHKPYSNGNTPPGPVFETTVENMPGKAKISYAIPNDPDLLYVKAVYERSNGEEAEIKSSYFNNSLMVEGFADTLAHEVKLYSVNRSEMESEPVTVVIQPKKAPVWDVFESLDVRASFGGIKVDALNPEREDVAIMIMEKNDLGEWEANPNSIYTSTDTIDYALRGMDTLVHEFGFTVRDRWLNYTDTIYSDIAPLYETALPKANYRGLTLPGDSPHHPSTNLPMMWDGNIIDWGNIYMTQSVISGPHTLTFDTGIEAKMSRIVIWDYPEYYNGRTYYYLGNLKEFEVWGSNDPPADGSYENWVKLGTYSATKPSGLPFGQQSDEDYRVANAGFNWEFDIDAPKVRYLRIRSVRNWGGSTYMAIAEVQVYGDPR; this is translated from the coding sequence ATGAAACGATCTTATAAAATAAACTGGATAGGCTCTCTTTTATTGGCATTGGTCATCGGTGCCTGTGAAGTGGAAGAAATACACAAACCGTATTCCAATGGCAATACACCTCCTGGGCCGGTTTTCGAAACTACTGTGGAAAACATGCCAGGGAAAGCAAAGATTTCTTATGCGATTCCCAATGATCCGGATTTGCTGTATGTAAAAGCTGTGTATGAGCGCAGCAATGGTGAAGAGGCCGAAATAAAATCCTCTTATTTTAACAATTCACTGATGGTGGAGGGATTTGCGGATACACTTGCCCATGAGGTAAAACTTTATTCGGTCAATAGAAGCGAAATGGAATCCGAACCGGTTACGGTGGTCATCCAGCCCAAAAAAGCGCCTGTTTGGGATGTGTTTGAATCACTGGATGTAAGGGCTTCTTTTGGAGGGATCAAGGTAGATGCCTTAAATCCAGAAAGGGAAGATGTGGCCATTATGATCATGGAAAAAAATGATCTGGGCGAATGGGAGGCCAATCCTAATAGTATCTATACCTCTACGGATACGATCGATTATGCCCTTAGGGGGATGGATACCTTAGTTCATGAATTTGGGTTTACCGTAAGGGACAGGTGGTTGAACTATACCGATACCATCTACTCGGACATTGCCCCGCTTTATGAGACTGCTTTGCCGAAGGCAAATTATAGGGGACTTACTCTACCGGGCGATTCCCCTCACCATCCCTCAACCAATTTGCCGATGATGTGGGACGGGAATATAATTGATTGGGGCAACATATACATGACTCAGTCTGTTATTTCTGGACCCCATACCCTTACGTTCGATACTGGTATAGAAGCGAAAATGAGCCGGATTGTGATCTGGGACTATCCAGAATATTATAACGGAAGAACTTATTATTACCTGGGCAACTTAAAGGAGTTTGAAGTATGGGGATCCAATGATCCCCCTGCGGATGGTAGTTATGAAAATTGGGTGAAACTGGGAACTTATTCAGCTACTAAGCCTTCGGGTTTACCTTTTGGACAACAAAGTGATGAGGATTATAGGGTAGCCAATGCCGGATTTAACTGGGAATTTGACATTGATGCTCCCAAAGTACGCTATTTACGGATCCGTTCGGTTAGGAATTGGGGAGGTAGTACTTATATGGCCATTGCAGAGGTACAAGTGTACGGAGATCCAAGATGA